The following are from one region of the Silene latifolia isolate original U9 population chromosome 9, ASM4854445v1, whole genome shotgun sequence genome:
- the LOC141600875 gene encoding F-box/kelch-repeat protein At3g06240-like, with translation MWNNLPTEISTNILHRLPVKTLIKCTILSKSFLSSITSHDFISDHIAQHANSHLLLRYFTHDKQEMYHLDPDDDTFSGFQTQGLLVPFLAYPKQCFTVVGCINGVLCLVNDYQQEGTLIILWNPSIRKFVHLPRPIFVFDKIGAYTSVCGFGFDPISDDYKVVRLVERDTGYGVSSQTLVEVYSLKSGCWRVIVKGPCYDIKDHRCGYTPRFINGSVYWLGKPYVASYNETVLLKFDMSTESFETIQLPRDLKLAEFRFTQNLYVQEIKKGILTLLKSNYDDGNNTFSAWILKEDGIVKSWKKIGLLSLHGRPLAFSFRKNGEVIIVKSGRGYTEEESEVVSIDPVTQSETTLREINADRNLFYLSTYIESMVLFKEGKGIEEQNTKLNLF, from the coding sequence ATGTGGAATAATTTGCCTACTGAAATCAGTACTAACATATTACACAGATTGCCTGTGAAAACCCTAATTAAATGCACTATTTTGTCCAAATCATTCCTATCTTCAATCACTAGTCATGATTTTATCTCCGATCATATTGCACAACATGCCAATTCCCATTTGTTACTTCGTTATTTTACCCACGACAAGCAAGAAATGTACCATCTTGACCCTGATGACGATACTTTTTCCGGTTTCCAAACTCAAGGCTTGCTTGTCCCCTTCCTTGCTTATCCTAAACAGTGCTTTACTGTCGTGGGTTGCATAAACGGTGTTCTTTGCTTGGTTAATGATTATCAACAGGAGGGTACTCTTATTATTCTTTGGAATCCCTCTATTAGGAAGTTTGTTCACCTCCCACGGCCTATATTCGTATTTGATAAGATTGGTGCGTATACGTCTGTTTGTGGGTTCGGGTTTGATCCTAtttctgatgattacaaggtgGTTCGACTCGTAGAACGGGATACTGGTTATGGGGTTAGCTCCCAAACGCTGGTGGAGGTCTATAGTTTGAAATCTGGGTGCTGGAGGGTTATCGTTAAGGGTCCTTGCTACGATATTAAAGATCACCGCTGCGGGTATACCCCTCGTTTCATTAATGGCTCTGTTTATTGGCTTGGGAAGCCTTATGTGGCTTCATATAATGAAACTGTGCTCCTCAAATTCGACATGTCTACAGAGAGTTTTGAGACCATACAACTCCCGAGAGACTTAAAATTAGCCGAGTTTAGATTTACTCAGAATTTGTATGTTCAGGAGATTAAGAAGGGAATATTGACTTTGTTGAAGAGTAACTACGATGACGGAAACAACACTTTTAGCGCATGGATATTGAAAGAAGATGGGATTGTTAAATCTTGGAAGAAGATAGGATTGTTAAGTCTACATGGCAGGCCTTTGGCGTTTAGTTTTAGAAAAAATGGTGAAGTTATCATCGTGAAGAGTGGTCGTGGTTATACTGAAGAGGAGAGTGAGGTTGTTTCAATTGATCCAGTAACTCAAAGTGAGACAACATTAAGAGAGATAAATGCAGatcgtaatttattttatttgtctACTTATATAGAGAGCATGGTTTTGTTTAAGGAAGGGaaaggaattgaagaacaaaacaCGAAGTTGAATTTGTTCTAG